The following are encoded in a window of Brachyhypopomus gauderio isolate BG-103 chromosome 18, BGAUD_0.2, whole genome shotgun sequence genomic DNA:
- the LOC143481815 gene encoding zinc finger BED domain-containing protein 4-like: MLNVWKIPKSKVHVILRDNASNMIKAMDRLGLASLGCFAHTLQLVVNEGLLAQRNVSDALAIGRKIVGHFKHSPQAYSRLEDIQMELNMPLKRLMQDVRTRWNSTYHMIKSLTEQKRVLCAYSAEYELPATLSTQQWGLLEKVMTTLAPFEELTREVSSSSSSASDVIPIVCVLKRFLSRENEDDEGIKKMKSILLEAVNRRFRDVESEPLYTFATLLDPRYKDRCFTNIEASKQAKALLMVEVMKTEEVLRKTTADSSEPAEGASCSAALEPAKKTPRMDSASHSRLESIFDEMLKENTVESVSQLATTSARFEIQTYLSEPTIQRSDNSLLYWHVNQPRLPTLASTAAKFLCAPTTSVESERLFSTAAIIIDERRSRLTAEKAEMLIFLKKNLPLMLK, from the exons ATGCTCAATGTATGGAAGATTCCGAAGAGCAAAGTCCATGTTATTTTACGAGACAATGCTAGCAATATGATAAAGGCAATGGACCGGCTCGGACTCGCAAGTTTAGGATGCTTCGCGCATACCTTGCAACTTGTGGTGAATGAGGGACTACTAGCGCAACGTAATGTAAGCGATGCCCTGGCAATTGGCAGAAAAATAGTGGGGCACTTCAAGCACTCACCACAGGCATATTCACGTTTGGAGGACATTCAAATGGAGCTGAATATGCCTCTGAAGCGTCTGATGCAAGATGTGCGAACAAGATGGAATAGCACATACCACATGATCAAGTCCCTCACTGAACAGAAACGAGTTTTGTGTGCATATTCCGCAGAGTATGAACTGCCAGCCACACTCAGTACACAGCAGTGGGGTTTACTGGAAAAGGTCATGACAACTCTCGCCCCCTTTGAGGAGTTAACACGGGAGGTAagctcctcatcctcatctgcATCTGATGTCATCCCGATTGTGTGTGTCCTCAAGCGATTTCTCTCGCGAGAAAACGAGGACGATGAAGGAATAAAGAAGATGAAAAGCATCCTTCTTGAGGCAGTTAACAGACGCTTTAGAGATGTAGAATCTGAGCCACTTTACACATTTGCAACGCTGCTAGATCCACGATATAAAGACAG ATGCTTCACAAATATTGAAGCCTCAAAACAAGCAAAAGCTCTTTTGATGGTAGAGGTgatgaagacagaggaagtgctGAGGAAAACCACAGCAGATTCCTCAGAGCCAGCAGAGGGGGCATCATGCTCAGCAGCCTTGGAACCAGCAAAGAAGACACCACGGATGGACTCTGCGAGCCACAGCAGACTTGAAAGCATTTTTGATGAAATGCTGAAGGAGAACACTGTAGAATCTGTTTCTCAGTTAGCCACCACAAGTGCACGCTTTGAGATACAAACCTACCTCAGCGAGCCAACTATTCAGCGCTCGGACAATTCACTGCTATACTGGCATGTCAACCAACCTAGATTACCCACTCTGGCTTCTACAGCAGCTAAATTTCTATGTGCACCTACAACAagtgtggagagtgagagactCTTCAGTACAGCTGCCATCATTATTGATGAGAGGAGAAGCAGGCTGACAGCTGAGAAGGCCGAAATGCTGATCTTTCTAAAGAAGAACCTGCCTCTCATGTTAAAGTGA